CGCCGAGAGCAATGAGGGCAGGAGGGAGGTCGGCCGCTGGCCGCGCCGTTACGATGTTTCCCCCGATGGTCGCGCGGTTCCTGATGAGCGGCGAACCGAGACCTGAGGCGGACCGGGCGAGCACGGGAAAGGCGGATGCCACCTGATCGGATTCGGCGATCTGTGACACCGTCACATGGGAGCCGATGGCAAGGGCCCCGTTCTCTCCGACGATCTCCCTGAGCCCATCCACCTTCTTCAGGCTCACAAGGCATGCCGGTTTGACGGTCCCCTTCTTCATGTTCACGATAAGGTCAGTGCCCCCGGCGATCACCCTCCCCTTTCCCCTCAGTTCCGAAAGCATCGCCAGGGCTTCCGGCAAGCTCTTCGGCTCCTCATAGTCAAACTTTGGCAGCAATAACATTAAAACCTCCTTATAGATGCCGTTTCATGTTTCGTGTTTCAGGTCTGAGGCAACTTCGACGGAGCCGTCCTGTGCTTTGGACCTGAAACGTGAAGCATGAAACCGTCTTTCCTTATCCTCCAAAATCCGGGTTTATGAACTCGATCTTGTCGCCTTCTTCGACGGTTGTCGTTGGGTAGGCGTGGGAGTGGATGAAGCGGTTGTTGCGTTCCACGACGAGATGCTTGTCTGCTTCACCGGATGACTTTATCAGTTCGGAAATTGTCGTAC
This portion of the Syntrophorhabdaceae bacterium genome encodes:
- the thiS gene encoding sulfur carrier protein ThiS, encoding MAAAAQIEIILNGLKERVPEGTTISELIKSSGEADKHLVVERNNRFIHSHAYPTTTVEEGDKIEFINPDFGG